The genomic segment ATTGCCAACGTGCAGCAAGGCACAACAGATGCCGTAAACGCCATTAGCCAAGGCCAAGATAAAACCAAGTTCAGTGTAGATAAAGTGTTAGAAGCTGACGGAAATTTAAAATCAGTAACAAGTGCTATCGAAGAAATTGCGGATATAAATCAACAAATTGTTAATGCCATTTCACAACAAAGCAGCGTAACTGAGCAGATATTGAGTCACCTGGAAGAACTAAGCCAAATTGCAGCGTTAAATGGTGAACACGCGCAGTCTTGCGATGAAGACAACCTGACCTTAATGGACGTGAAAAACCGCATGGCCACGATTATTCAAAAGTTTGTTCAATAGTCGTTAAACGGCAACCTAGGTTAACGCTTTCGGCTTTGCTCATTCCTATTGAAAACGTGATAAAATCTTCACAAACCAGTTAAATAATGCAGTTACGTTATAACGCTTAGCTGCATTCCCCCTTCTTAGAGTTGATACATGTTAAAAAAAATAATGCTGCTGGTAGTTCAAGGCTTGCTGGCTGTTGTGCCCATTACGCTTACTATTTATGCCCTGTACTGGCTTATAACAAGCGTTGAGCGCACCCTAACACCGATTATTCCAGCGCAATATTACTTCCCAGGTTTGGGTGTGGTAACGGGGATAGCGCTACTATTTTTCGCCGGTTTACTGGTTAACGCTTATGTTATTAAAGTGCTGCTACGCTGGGGAGAGCGCCTTTTTGAGCGTATTCCTTTGGTCAAAACCTTTTATGGGGCTATCCAAGATGCGGTAAATTTAATCAACGTGGGTAAGCAACAAAAGATGCAAAGTGTGGTGTCGGTTCAAATTAGCGACAGTATTCATTTAATCGGTTTTGTGACTAATCTCGAAGGCGGAAAAACGTTATTCAAAGACGAAGAGAAAATCGGTGTTTATATTCCTTTAAGTTACCAAATCGGTGGCTACACCTTATATATAGACCGCAGCAAAGTGACGCCACTGGACATAGACGTCGAATCAGCCATGCGTATTGCATTAACCGGGGGCAGCCAATCTAAGAATGATTTTGATAAGCGAGACAATAAAACTGATTAACCCTTAAACAGTGTTTTGTTCGCAACCTAGCTCTGGTGTCTGCAAATGCAGGCGTTTAGGGCGGTTCTCACCCGAGTGAAAAGAGGCATTTTTAGCCCGTAAAAAATGCACGCCTTGTGCAATAAATTCCCACCCTCTTTCGTAAGGCTGTCTTGCATTGGATAGCTCAATCTTACAGAGGCCCCATGTATGCTAGTCATCGCCGCATATTCGACGTGTGGCATAGCCATTGCTTTATCTCTAGTAAGTCGCTAACCAAGATAAATTTTCTAATTTTGGTTAGAAGGATTGTAGCCAACGTGGTTTACCCAGTCTTTTGATTGCTACCGCCACAAAATTGTAAGGGGATGAACATGGAAAATGCAAAAACGACGACATCAAAAAATACAACGAATACGGATTCGCCAGTGTCAAAACGCGCTCAAGAAGCATTGCACGATTCGGTTGACGCGGTCGCTGGCAAAGCGGCCAAAGCAGAAAAGTCAGTACGTGACACCGCCCAGCGCTCAGCTGAATCGTTAGGTGAAACCCATGACAAAGTGCTTAAGCAATGGAATGGTTCACAGGTGCGCCGTTTCGCCAGCGAAAACCCAGTTGCTACAGTAGGGATCGCATTTACTGCGGGTATGTTATTAACATCGTTACTACGTAAGCGCTAGTCAAATGGATATGCCTAACCCGGACAAGGAGCGTGTGGCTGAGGGTCAAGATCCTCAGCAAGTTGAGCTAATTAAGGAAATCATCGGGGCGGCTACTGATGCCGGTAAGCGTTACCAGCATCAATTGGTATTGGCCAAAAACATGGCAAGGCGTGAGTGGAAACTATCTGTTCGCGCTTTGTTGCTGGTATTGGTTGGCGTGTTGTTAATTGTTGCGGTTGTTTCCACATTATGGCTGACCCTTAACGCGACACTGGCCATGGGCTTGTTCCAGCTAGGATTGCATTGGATATGGATAGGCAGCGGTATTTTACTGTTAAACGGCTTGGTATTGGTGGGCATAGTGTCTACGATCAGAGCGTTGCTGAAACATATCGGCTTTACTCGAGCTTGGGATGCTTTAACGCTGAGTTTGAAACAGTCAGATGCTTCAGCGACTAAATCATCTTAGGGTAGTGGTATGAGTAGCCAATTC from the Paraglaciecola mesophila genome contains:
- a CDS encoding DUF883 domain-containing protein, encoding MENAKTTTSKNTTNTDSPVSKRAQEALHDSVDAVAGKAAKAEKSVRDTAQRSAESLGETHDKVLKQWNGSQVRRFASENPVATVGIAFTAGMLLTSLLRKR
- a CDS encoding DUF502 domain-containing protein; amino-acid sequence: MLKKIMLLVVQGLLAVVPITLTIYALYWLITSVERTLTPIIPAQYYFPGLGVVTGIALLFFAGLLVNAYVIKVLLRWGERLFERIPLVKTFYGAIQDAVNLINVGKQQKMQSVVSVQISDSIHLIGFVTNLEGGKTLFKDEEKIGVYIPLSYQIGGYTLYIDRSKVTPLDIDVESAMRIALTGGSQSKNDFDKRDNKTD